A genomic stretch from Hemibagrus wyckioides isolate EC202008001 linkage group LG02, SWU_Hwy_1.0, whole genome shotgun sequence includes:
- the rbbp6 gene encoding E3 ubiquitin-protein ligase RBBP6 isoform X2: MSCVHYKFSSKLNYDTVTFDGLHITVSELKRQIMGREKLKAADCDLQITNAQTKEEYTDDGALIPKNSSVIIRRIPIGGVKAASKTFLIDRSEPSVGSSKAIDDSPSISLAQLSKTANLAEANASEEDKIKAMMSQSNHEYDPIHYTKKLVGPPPPNYTCFRCGKSGHYIRNCPTNGDKSFEAPQRIKKSTGIPRSFMMEVDDPNIKGAMLTNTGTYAIPTIDAEAYAIGKKEKPPFVPQEQSSSSDDEDPVPDELLCLICKDLMTDAVVIPCCGNSYCDECIRTSLLESEEHVCPTCNQSEVSPDALIANKFLRQAVNNFRNETGYTKRIRKAAAQSSVPAPQPQPRVQRPVQPHKLLNSRQQDPLRANTPPQNPPAAVAPPPAAITPPTTVTQQASATPPEVDAPSVAVNSSVPPPVALSPPQQPKQDDAVIPKEPETQPTPAVLSDSLLPTPLIPKGHHVPVISQHMHTLPLPIPRPGPLRPGAPRLPVTRPSWDPSSGRGRPLPNDRLPRALVPPVQPPPVAPTLYPPSLFPPPQHTLPHPSGVVPPQFPIQFPQGQQPTPPYNIPPPGYPPAPTNVPNPWVPPGTQPPLTTPPVPPIPSTHFLSKEEFYRQQRRLKEEEKSKLEEFTNDFAKELLEYRKIQKERRRSYSRSKSPYRSSYSGSSYSYSKSRSRSRSPRSYSRSVSRSRSRSRSRSRSRSRSRSYSPYSRRGRGRSRSYRSRSRTPPYHRSRTRSPSYRGREAGGMSGGGIYRSRSRSPIYRTYSPGKKPPPAAQVEERKYGGRYREVPPYDAKAYYGRVIDQSDPYERERYREWEREYREWYEKYFKNYEGPQAGQIRGRGPGGRDPYSPERFPPHRPRDNSPYGRGRREDYPAHAVPPRNRPLTYQERCAEKYGHLHVNNMAVGRGINKESLKPTKEREPTTSTAVDSKGLKHKKHRKKRKGEEGDVFSHSDSMDESKKDERKGDSMLMNSSRDDATPVRDEPMDSTSVPYKSASDKEKKEKTKTKTEKVKRKTESVAQKKEAPAKSTKPAREKEADAGRERVISTEPAIKRIKEDPVPKTDASKPHTSEKLMLPRKLMQSRPVKQHQEQKTVKEEPKVKKEPVKEVTKVEKPPAKDSKPKVEKPIKAEEKPINKASDVKVEKRKRKEEKPLAKEPECMPNKSPRVEVAETANVSSPKPKLKLENEKPVQKEKPAIPSLMDIKPEPVRKIKLNRESGKRILSTDRLSSEESGAGKNKLDQKSKVKLRRQVHGTDRSGSTLVDYTSTSSTGGSPIKRHEEKLDLKKTVVKTLEEYTNDSSTPAEDEIVMIQVPRSKWEKEDFESEDDESKLANASSGNANASSANTAPPAAAKSSEKEANKTFKDTHPEAKPTKDLPSDKEKDGEWEKERDRGKDRDRSNTERDVSDRKKPGPSNQDRERVQERGSDHGSERSSSSQSSRDRLTDRPPSTSRKPSSRENNASLGDKKQEHRSSSKDHSDSRQRDTKSREQPRKKDSPPPPSKMTMDTTKRIPTTSQESKISERSPSTDRKVSSRESRRASTEDSKSDKAIHREGTRHYDNRLAKDKEQHKTNQSTTLTETKSDADRSDARVKPPSARSMRLSSDLTRETDEAAFVPDYSESDSEASDADNKAEPKEKGQESSASPAHSRSASPTGSHAHSSSPSSPGSQDSKKKKKDKKDKKEKKKHKKHKKHKKHKKHVGNESESDTKGQKHKHKKKKSKKSKDKDKDERDNRTKDDQNEAPV, from the exons atgtcttGTGTTCATTATAAGTTTTCCTCTAAACTTAACTACGACACGGTGACTTTCGACGGGCTGCACATCACCGTGAGCGAGCTGAAGCGCCAGATCATGGGGCGGGAGAAGCTGAAAGCCGCTGACTGCGACCTCCAGATCACCAACGCCCAGACTAAAGAAG AATACACCGACGATGGAGCTCTAATCCCCAAAAACTCATCCGTCATTATCAGGCGAATACCAATCGGTGGTGTAAAGGCAGCCAGCAAAACATTTCTCAT tGATCGCTCTGAACCATCAGTTGGATCTTCAAAAGCC attGATGATTCTCCCTCCATTTCTCTGGCCCAGCTCTCTAAG ACGGCGAATCTGGCAGAGGCGAACGCCTCAGAGGAAGACAAAATCAAAGCAATGATGTCGCAGTCCAATCACGAATACGACCCTATTCA TTACACAAAGAAGCTGGTGGGGCCGCCTCCTCCAAATTACACCTGCTTTCGCTGTGGGAAAAGTGGACACTACATCAGAAACTGCCCAACCAATGGG GATAAAAGTTTTGAGGCGCCTCAGCGGATTAAAAAGAGCACAGGGATTCCTCGCAGCTTCATGATGGAAGTTGACGATCCAAATATTAAAGGTGCCATGCTGACCAACACAGGCACTTACGCCATTCCCACCATTGACGC TGAGGCTTATGCAATTGGAAAGAAGGAGAAGCCGCCCTTCGTCCCTCAGGAACAGTCTTCCTCATCTGATGATGAAGATCCCGTTCCAGATGAGCTGCTCTGTCTGATCTGTAAAGACCTCATGACGGATGCCGTCGTGATTCCCTGCTGCGGAAACAGTTACTGTGATGAAT GTATTCGAACCAGTTTGTTGGAGTCAGAGGAACACGTGTGTCCCACCTGCAACCAGTCTGAAGTTTCACCTGATGCTTTAATTGCCAACAAATTCCTACGTCAA gcTGTGAACAACTTCAGGAATGAAACAGGCTACACCAAGAGAATTCGTAAAGCTGCTGCTCAGAGTTCTGTCCCTGCCCCTCAGCCTCAGCCCCGCGTCCAGCGCCCTGTTCAGCCCCACAAACTTCTGAATTCCCGCCAACAGGATCCACTACGCGCTAACACACCGCCCCAGAACCCACCTGCTGCTGTTGCCCCACCCCCTGCTGCCATTACCCCACCCACTACTGTCACTCAGCAGGCCTCGGCCACACCACCTGAGGTCGATGCTCCATCTGTGGCCGTGAACAGCAGTGTTCCTCCACCGGTGGCTCTTTCTCCCCCACAGCAGCCCAAACAGGATGATGCCGTCATACCCAA agaGCCAGAAACACAGCCAACACCTGCGGTTTTATCTGACAGTCTGCTTCCTACTCCACTTATTCCAAAG GGCCACCATGTTCCAGTGATCAGCCAGCATATGCACACACTTCCTCTCCCCATTCCCAGACCAG GACCACTGAGGCCTGGTGCCCCAAGACTACCAGTAACCCGGCCTTCATGGGATCC GTCCTCAGGCCGAGGCCGGCCACTCCCTAATGATCGGCTCCCAAGGGCACTGGTTCCTCCAGTTCAACCTCCTCCAGTTGCTCCAACCCTTTACCCACCATCTCTTTTCCCTCCCCCTCAGCATACTTTGCCCCATCCGTCTGGTGTTGTGCCCCCACAGTTCCCAATACAGTTCCCTCAGGGGCAACAACCTACCCCCCCTTACAACATACCTCCCCCAGGCTACCCCCCTGCCCCAACAAATGTACCCAATCCCTGGGTACCTCCTGGTACTCAGCCCCCACTCACAACCCCCCCAGTACCCCCGATACCATCAACACACTTTCTGTCCAAGGAGGAGTTCTACAGACAACAGCGTCGGCTGAAGGAAGA GGAGAAGTCCAAACTTGAGGAGTTTACCAATGACTTTGCCAAAGAGTTGTTGGAGTACAGAAAGATTCAGAAGGAGAGAAGGCGGTCTTATTCCAG GTCAAAGTCTCCATATCGCTCCTCCTACAGTGGCTCGTCCTACTCTTACTCAAAGTCCAGGTCCCGCTCTCGATCTCCACGTTCCTATTCACGCTCCGTATCCCGATCTCGCTCTAGATCACGATCCCGATCTCGTTCGCGATCACGTTCTCGTTCCTACTCTCCGTACTCTCGAAGAGGCAGAGGTCGTAGCCGCAGTTATCGTTCTAGATCCCGCACACCTCCATACCATCGGTCCCGAACACGCTCTCCTTCCTATAGAGGGAGAGAAGCAGGAGGAATGAGTGGTGGAGGCATCTATCGATCTCGCTCTCGGTCACCAATCTATAGGACTTACAGTCCTGGCAAGAAACCACCTCCAGCTGCTCAGGTTGAGGAACGCAAATACGGAGGAAGATACAGAGAGGTTCCTCCATATGACGCCAAAGCTTACTATGGCCGAGTGATTGACCAGAGCGACCCCTATGAAAGGGAAAGGTATCGGGAGTGGGAGAGGGAGTACAGAGAGTGGTATGAGAAGTATTTCAAAAATTACGAGGGGCCACAAGCTGGTCAGATCCGGGGTCGTGGTCCAGGTGGACGAGATCCGTATTCTCCAGAGCGTTTCCCGCCTCACAGGCCCAGAGACAACTCGCCGTATGGCAGAGGGCGCCGGGAGGACTATCCAGCACACGCCGTCCCGCCAAGAAATCGTCCGTTGACGTATCAGGAAAGGTGCGCAGAAAAGTACGGCCATCTTCATGTCAACAATATGGCAGTGGGAAGAGGAATAAACAAAGAAAGCTTGAAACCTACCAAAGAGCGAGAGCCAACCACAAGCACTGCTGTGGACTCTAAGGGTCTGAAACACAAGAAACataggaaaaaaaggaaaggggAGGAGGGAGATGTATTTAGTCATTCTGATTCAATGGATGAATCCAAGAAAGACGAACGGAAGGGAGACTCGATGCTGATGAACTCGAGTCGTGATGATGCCACACCCGTCAGGGATGAGCCCATGGATAGCACCTCTGTGCCCTACAAGAGTGCTTCAGAcaaggagaaaaaagagaaaaccaaAACCAAGACTGAAAAAGTTAAACGCAAGACTGAGAGTGTTGCACAAAAGAAAGAAGCCCCAGCAAAAAGCACCAAGCCTGCCAGAGAAAAAGAGGCAGATGCAGGGCGGGAAAGGGTCATTTCCACTGAACCAGCCATTAAAAGGATCAAAGAAGATCCTGTTCCAAAGACTGATGCTAGCAAGCCACATACATCTGAGAAACTCATGCTTCCTCGCAAATTGATGCAGTCTAGACCGGTCAAGCAACACCAAGAGCAAAAAACTGTCAAAGAGGAAcctaaagtaaaaaaagaaccAGTCAAAGAGGTAACTAAAGTTGAGAAACCTCCTGCTAAAGATAGTAAGCCCAAGGTAGAGAAGCCTATCAAAGCTGAGGAGAAACCCATCAATAAAGCAAGTGATGTGAAGGTAGAGAAACgtaaaagaaaagaggaaaagccGCTCGCGAAGGAGCCAGAGTGCATGCCAAACAAATCTCCGAGGGTGGAAGTCGCCGAGACGGCCAACGTTTCCTCGCCCAAGCCCAAGCTGAAGTTGGAGAATGAGAAACCGGTGCAGAAGGAGAAGCCTGCAATTCCTTCTCTGATGGACATTAAACCTGAACCTGTTAGAAAGATCAAGCTCAATCGAGAGAGTGGAAAGAGGATTCTGAGTACTGATCGGCTTTCTTCAGAGGAATCTGGTGCTGGGAAGAACAAACTAGACCAGAAGTCAAAGGTCAAGCTGCGACGCCAGGTGCATGGCACAGACCGATCTGGATCCACGTTGGTTGATTACACCAG CACCAGCTCAACCGGTGGAAGTCCCATCAAAAGGCATGAGGAGAAACTAGACCTGAAGAAGACTGTGGTGAAAACACTGGAGGAATACACTAATGACAGCTCAACCCCTGCTGAGGATGAAATAGTCATGATCCAGGTACCTCGCTCCAAATGGGAGAAAGAAGACTTTGAATCTGAAGACGATGAATCCAAGCTGGCGAATGCCTCTTCTGGAAATGCCAACGCTTCCTCTGCTAACACtgctcctcctgctgctgcAAAATCTAGCGAAAAAGAGGCTAATAAAACTTTTAAAGACACTCATCCTGAGGCAAAACCTACAAAGGATCTGCCAAGTGATAAGGAGAAAGACGGTGAGTGGGAAAAGGAGCGTGATCGAGGAAAAGATCGAGACAGGAGCAACACTGAACGCGATGTCTCGGACAGAAAGAAACCTGGACCATCAAATCAGGACCGAGAGCGAGTGCAGGAGAGGGGGAGTGACCATGGAAGTGAGAGAAGCTCCTCATCTCAGTCCTCCAGAGACAGACTAACTGATAGGCCTCCGTCAACATCCAGGAAGCCGTCAAGTAGAGAAAACAACGCAAGTCTTGGTGACAAGAAGCAGGAGCATCGCAGCAGCTCAAAAGATCACTCAGATTCGCGGCAGAGAGACACAAAGTCAAGAGAACAACCCAGGAAGAAGGACTCGCCACCTCCACCCTCAAAAATGACCATGGACACCACTAAGAGGATTCCTACTACATCACAAGAGTCAAAAATATCCGAACGTAGTCCCTCCACAGACAGGAAGGTATCGTCCCGGGAGTCCAGAAGGGCTTCCACTGAGGACTCTAAATCAGACAAGGCGATACACAGAGAAGGAACGAGGCACTATGATAATCGGCTAGCAAAAGACAAGGAGCAACACAAAACGAACCAAAGTACCACACTAACAGAGACCAAGAGTGATGCTGACCGAAGCGATGCTCGAGTGAAGCCTCCTTCAGCCCGTTCCATGCGTCTGTCCTCAGACTTAACACGGGAAACGGACGAGGCTGCCTTCGTCCCAGACTACAGCGAGAGCGACAGCGAAGCATCCGACGCAGACAACAAGGCAGAGCCTAAGGAAAAGGGACAGGAAAGCAGCGCAAGTCCTGCCCACAGTAGGAGCGCTAGCCCCACTGGAAGCCATGCCCACAGCAGCAGCCCAAGCTCCCCAGGCAGTCAGGACagcaagaaaaagaagaaggataagaaagataagaaagaaaagaaaaagcacaaaaagcacaagaaacacaaaaaacacaagaagCACGTGGGCAACGAATCAGAGTCCGATACCAAGGGACAAAAACACAAgcataagaaaaagaaatcgaAAAAGAGTAAGGATAAGGACAAGGACGAGAGAGACAACAGGACAAAGGACGACCAAAACGAAGCTCCTGTTTGA
- the rbbp6 gene encoding E3 ubiquitin-protein ligase RBBP6 isoform X1 — MSCVHYKFSSKLNYDTVTFDGLHITVSELKRQIMGREKLKAADCDLQITNAQTKEEYTDDGALIPKNSSVIIRRIPIGGVKAASKTFLIDRSEPSVGSSKAIDDSPSISLAQLSKTANLAEANASEEDKIKAMMSQSNHEYDPIHYTKKLVGPPPPNYTCFRCGKSGHYIRNCPTNGQDKSFEAPQRIKKSTGIPRSFMMEVDDPNIKGAMLTNTGTYAIPTIDAEAYAIGKKEKPPFVPQEQSSSSDDEDPVPDELLCLICKDLMTDAVVIPCCGNSYCDECIRTSLLESEEHVCPTCNQSEVSPDALIANKFLRQAVNNFRNETGYTKRIRKAAAQSSVPAPQPQPRVQRPVQPHKLLNSRQQDPLRANTPPQNPPAAVAPPPAAITPPTTVTQQASATPPEVDAPSVAVNSSVPPPVALSPPQQPKQDDAVIPKEPETQPTPAVLSDSLLPTPLIPKGHHVPVISQHMHTLPLPIPRPGPLRPGAPRLPVTRPSWDPSSGRGRPLPNDRLPRALVPPVQPPPVAPTLYPPSLFPPPQHTLPHPSGVVPPQFPIQFPQGQQPTPPYNIPPPGYPPAPTNVPNPWVPPGTQPPLTTPPVPPIPSTHFLSKEEFYRQQRRLKEEEKSKLEEFTNDFAKELLEYRKIQKERRRSYSRSKSPYRSSYSGSSYSYSKSRSRSRSPRSYSRSVSRSRSRSRSRSRSRSRSRSYSPYSRRGRGRSRSYRSRSRTPPYHRSRTRSPSYRGREAGGMSGGGIYRSRSRSPIYRTYSPGKKPPPAAQVEERKYGGRYREVPPYDAKAYYGRVIDQSDPYERERYREWEREYREWYEKYFKNYEGPQAGQIRGRGPGGRDPYSPERFPPHRPRDNSPYGRGRREDYPAHAVPPRNRPLTYQERCAEKYGHLHVNNMAVGRGINKESLKPTKEREPTTSTAVDSKGLKHKKHRKKRKGEEGDVFSHSDSMDESKKDERKGDSMLMNSSRDDATPVRDEPMDSTSVPYKSASDKEKKEKTKTKTEKVKRKTESVAQKKEAPAKSTKPAREKEADAGRERVISTEPAIKRIKEDPVPKTDASKPHTSEKLMLPRKLMQSRPVKQHQEQKTVKEEPKVKKEPVKEVTKVEKPPAKDSKPKVEKPIKAEEKPINKASDVKVEKRKRKEEKPLAKEPECMPNKSPRVEVAETANVSSPKPKLKLENEKPVQKEKPAIPSLMDIKPEPVRKIKLNRESGKRILSTDRLSSEESGAGKNKLDQKSKVKLRRQVHGTDRSGSTLVDYTSTSSTGGSPIKRHEEKLDLKKTVVKTLEEYTNDSSTPAEDEIVMIQVPRSKWEKEDFESEDDESKLANASSGNANASSANTAPPAAAKSSEKEANKTFKDTHPEAKPTKDLPSDKEKDGEWEKERDRGKDRDRSNTERDVSDRKKPGPSNQDRERVQERGSDHGSERSSSSQSSRDRLTDRPPSTSRKPSSRENNASLGDKKQEHRSSSKDHSDSRQRDTKSREQPRKKDSPPPPSKMTMDTTKRIPTTSQESKISERSPSTDRKVSSRESRRASTEDSKSDKAIHREGTRHYDNRLAKDKEQHKTNQSTTLTETKSDADRSDARVKPPSARSMRLSSDLTRETDEAAFVPDYSESDSEASDADNKAEPKEKGQESSASPAHSRSASPTGSHAHSSSPSSPGSQDSKKKKKDKKDKKEKKKHKKHKKHKKHKKHVGNESESDTKGQKHKHKKKKSKKSKDKDKDERDNRTKDDQNEAPV, encoded by the exons atgtcttGTGTTCATTATAAGTTTTCCTCTAAACTTAACTACGACACGGTGACTTTCGACGGGCTGCACATCACCGTGAGCGAGCTGAAGCGCCAGATCATGGGGCGGGAGAAGCTGAAAGCCGCTGACTGCGACCTCCAGATCACCAACGCCCAGACTAAAGAAG AATACACCGACGATGGAGCTCTAATCCCCAAAAACTCATCCGTCATTATCAGGCGAATACCAATCGGTGGTGTAAAGGCAGCCAGCAAAACATTTCTCAT tGATCGCTCTGAACCATCAGTTGGATCTTCAAAAGCC attGATGATTCTCCCTCCATTTCTCTGGCCCAGCTCTCTAAG ACGGCGAATCTGGCAGAGGCGAACGCCTCAGAGGAAGACAAAATCAAAGCAATGATGTCGCAGTCCAATCACGAATACGACCCTATTCA TTACACAAAGAAGCTGGTGGGGCCGCCTCCTCCAAATTACACCTGCTTTCGCTGTGGGAAAAGTGGACACTACATCAGAAACTGCCCAACCAATGGG CAGGATAAAAGTTTTGAGGCGCCTCAGCGGATTAAAAAGAGCACAGGGATTCCTCGCAGCTTCATGATGGAAGTTGACGATCCAAATATTAAAGGTGCCATGCTGACCAACACAGGCACTTACGCCATTCCCACCATTGACGC TGAGGCTTATGCAATTGGAAAGAAGGAGAAGCCGCCCTTCGTCCCTCAGGAACAGTCTTCCTCATCTGATGATGAAGATCCCGTTCCAGATGAGCTGCTCTGTCTGATCTGTAAAGACCTCATGACGGATGCCGTCGTGATTCCCTGCTGCGGAAACAGTTACTGTGATGAAT GTATTCGAACCAGTTTGTTGGAGTCAGAGGAACACGTGTGTCCCACCTGCAACCAGTCTGAAGTTTCACCTGATGCTTTAATTGCCAACAAATTCCTACGTCAA gcTGTGAACAACTTCAGGAATGAAACAGGCTACACCAAGAGAATTCGTAAAGCTGCTGCTCAGAGTTCTGTCCCTGCCCCTCAGCCTCAGCCCCGCGTCCAGCGCCCTGTTCAGCCCCACAAACTTCTGAATTCCCGCCAACAGGATCCACTACGCGCTAACACACCGCCCCAGAACCCACCTGCTGCTGTTGCCCCACCCCCTGCTGCCATTACCCCACCCACTACTGTCACTCAGCAGGCCTCGGCCACACCACCTGAGGTCGATGCTCCATCTGTGGCCGTGAACAGCAGTGTTCCTCCACCGGTGGCTCTTTCTCCCCCACAGCAGCCCAAACAGGATGATGCCGTCATACCCAA agaGCCAGAAACACAGCCAACACCTGCGGTTTTATCTGACAGTCTGCTTCCTACTCCACTTATTCCAAAG GGCCACCATGTTCCAGTGATCAGCCAGCATATGCACACACTTCCTCTCCCCATTCCCAGACCAG GACCACTGAGGCCTGGTGCCCCAAGACTACCAGTAACCCGGCCTTCATGGGATCC GTCCTCAGGCCGAGGCCGGCCACTCCCTAATGATCGGCTCCCAAGGGCACTGGTTCCTCCAGTTCAACCTCCTCCAGTTGCTCCAACCCTTTACCCACCATCTCTTTTCCCTCCCCCTCAGCATACTTTGCCCCATCCGTCTGGTGTTGTGCCCCCACAGTTCCCAATACAGTTCCCTCAGGGGCAACAACCTACCCCCCCTTACAACATACCTCCCCCAGGCTACCCCCCTGCCCCAACAAATGTACCCAATCCCTGGGTACCTCCTGGTACTCAGCCCCCACTCACAACCCCCCCAGTACCCCCGATACCATCAACACACTTTCTGTCCAAGGAGGAGTTCTACAGACAACAGCGTCGGCTGAAGGAAGA GGAGAAGTCCAAACTTGAGGAGTTTACCAATGACTTTGCCAAAGAGTTGTTGGAGTACAGAAAGATTCAGAAGGAGAGAAGGCGGTCTTATTCCAG GTCAAAGTCTCCATATCGCTCCTCCTACAGTGGCTCGTCCTACTCTTACTCAAAGTCCAGGTCCCGCTCTCGATCTCCACGTTCCTATTCACGCTCCGTATCCCGATCTCGCTCTAGATCACGATCCCGATCTCGTTCGCGATCACGTTCTCGTTCCTACTCTCCGTACTCTCGAAGAGGCAGAGGTCGTAGCCGCAGTTATCGTTCTAGATCCCGCACACCTCCATACCATCGGTCCCGAACACGCTCTCCTTCCTATAGAGGGAGAGAAGCAGGAGGAATGAGTGGTGGAGGCATCTATCGATCTCGCTCTCGGTCACCAATCTATAGGACTTACAGTCCTGGCAAGAAACCACCTCCAGCTGCTCAGGTTGAGGAACGCAAATACGGAGGAAGATACAGAGAGGTTCCTCCATATGACGCCAAAGCTTACTATGGCCGAGTGATTGACCAGAGCGACCCCTATGAAAGGGAAAGGTATCGGGAGTGGGAGAGGGAGTACAGAGAGTGGTATGAGAAGTATTTCAAAAATTACGAGGGGCCACAAGCTGGTCAGATCCGGGGTCGTGGTCCAGGTGGACGAGATCCGTATTCTCCAGAGCGTTTCCCGCCTCACAGGCCCAGAGACAACTCGCCGTATGGCAGAGGGCGCCGGGAGGACTATCCAGCACACGCCGTCCCGCCAAGAAATCGTCCGTTGACGTATCAGGAAAGGTGCGCAGAAAAGTACGGCCATCTTCATGTCAACAATATGGCAGTGGGAAGAGGAATAAACAAAGAAAGCTTGAAACCTACCAAAGAGCGAGAGCCAACCACAAGCACTGCTGTGGACTCTAAGGGTCTGAAACACAAGAAACataggaaaaaaaggaaaggggAGGAGGGAGATGTATTTAGTCATTCTGATTCAATGGATGAATCCAAGAAAGACGAACGGAAGGGAGACTCGATGCTGATGAACTCGAGTCGTGATGATGCCACACCCGTCAGGGATGAGCCCATGGATAGCACCTCTGTGCCCTACAAGAGTGCTTCAGAcaaggagaaaaaagagaaaaccaaAACCAAGACTGAAAAAGTTAAACGCAAGACTGAGAGTGTTGCACAAAAGAAAGAAGCCCCAGCAAAAAGCACCAAGCCTGCCAGAGAAAAAGAGGCAGATGCAGGGCGGGAAAGGGTCATTTCCACTGAACCAGCCATTAAAAGGATCAAAGAAGATCCTGTTCCAAAGACTGATGCTAGCAAGCCACATACATCTGAGAAACTCATGCTTCCTCGCAAATTGATGCAGTCTAGACCGGTCAAGCAACACCAAGAGCAAAAAACTGTCAAAGAGGAAcctaaagtaaaaaaagaaccAGTCAAAGAGGTAACTAAAGTTGAGAAACCTCCTGCTAAAGATAGTAAGCCCAAGGTAGAGAAGCCTATCAAAGCTGAGGAGAAACCCATCAATAAAGCAAGTGATGTGAAGGTAGAGAAACgtaaaagaaaagaggaaaagccGCTCGCGAAGGAGCCAGAGTGCATGCCAAACAAATCTCCGAGGGTGGAAGTCGCCGAGACGGCCAACGTTTCCTCGCCCAAGCCCAAGCTGAAGTTGGAGAATGAGAAACCGGTGCAGAAGGAGAAGCCTGCAATTCCTTCTCTGATGGACATTAAACCTGAACCTGTTAGAAAGATCAAGCTCAATCGAGAGAGTGGAAAGAGGATTCTGAGTACTGATCGGCTTTCTTCAGAGGAATCTGGTGCTGGGAAGAACAAACTAGACCAGAAGTCAAAGGTCAAGCTGCGACGCCAGGTGCATGGCACAGACCGATCTGGATCCACGTTGGTTGATTACACCAG CACCAGCTCAACCGGTGGAAGTCCCATCAAAAGGCATGAGGAGAAACTAGACCTGAAGAAGACTGTGGTGAAAACACTGGAGGAATACACTAATGACAGCTCAACCCCTGCTGAGGATGAAATAGTCATGATCCAGGTACCTCGCTCCAAATGGGAGAAAGAAGACTTTGAATCTGAAGACGATGAATCCAAGCTGGCGAATGCCTCTTCTGGAAATGCCAACGCTTCCTCTGCTAACACtgctcctcctgctgctgcAAAATCTAGCGAAAAAGAGGCTAATAAAACTTTTAAAGACACTCATCCTGAGGCAAAACCTACAAAGGATCTGCCAAGTGATAAGGAGAAAGACGGTGAGTGGGAAAAGGAGCGTGATCGAGGAAAAGATCGAGACAGGAGCAACACTGAACGCGATGTCTCGGACAGAAAGAAACCTGGACCATCAAATCAGGACCGAGAGCGAGTGCAGGAGAGGGGGAGTGACCATGGAAGTGAGAGAAGCTCCTCATCTCAGTCCTCCAGAGACAGACTAACTGATAGGCCTCCGTCAACATCCAGGAAGCCGTCAAGTAGAGAAAACAACGCAAGTCTTGGTGACAAGAAGCAGGAGCATCGCAGCAGCTCAAAAGATCACTCAGATTCGCGGCAGAGAGACACAAAGTCAAGAGAACAACCCAGGAAGAAGGACTCGCCACCTCCACCCTCAAAAATGACCATGGACACCACTAAGAGGATTCCTACTACATCACAAGAGTCAAAAATATCCGAACGTAGTCCCTCCACAGACAGGAAGGTATCGTCCCGGGAGTCCAGAAGGGCTTCCACTGAGGACTCTAAATCAGACAAGGCGATACACAGAGAAGGAACGAGGCACTATGATAATCGGCTAGCAAAAGACAAGGAGCAACACAAAACGAACCAAAGTACCACACTAACAGAGACCAAGAGTGATGCTGACCGAAGCGATGCTCGAGTGAAGCCTCCTTCAGCCCGTTCCATGCGTCTGTCCTCAGACTTAACACGGGAAACGGACGAGGCTGCCTTCGTCCCAGACTACAGCGAGAGCGACAGCGAAGCATCCGACGCAGACAACAAGGCAGAGCCTAAGGAAAAGGGACAGGAAAGCAGCGCAAGTCCTGCCCACAGTAGGAGCGCTAGCCCCACTGGAAGCCATGCCCACAGCAGCAGCCCAAGCTCCCCAGGCAGTCAGGACagcaagaaaaagaagaaggataagaaagataagaaagaaaagaaaaagcacaaaaagcacaagaaacacaaaaaacacaagaagCACGTGGGCAACGAATCAGAGTCCGATACCAAGGGACAAAAACACAAgcataagaaaaagaaatcgaAAAAGAGTAAGGATAAGGACAAGGACGAGAGAGACAACAGGACAAAGGACGACCAAAACGAAGCTCCTGTTTGA